A DNA window from Methanomassiliicoccus sp. contains the following coding sequences:
- a CDS encoding NUMOD3 domain-containing DNA-binding protein translates to MVTKETRKKLSEAGKKGAEERWSSGRELSDQTRAKLSEAGRRGAEAQPREAKVLGGERGAAARWGSGREISPETREKLSLAGKKGAAAEPREAKVKGGKHSAQERWGT, encoded by the coding sequence ATGGTCACCAAGGAAACCAGGAAGAAGCTCTCCGAGGCAGGAAAGAAAGGGGCCGAGGAGAGGTGGTCCTCGGGGCGGGAACTGAGCGACCAGACCAGGGCGAAGCTCTCCGAGGCCGGACGGCGAGGAGCCGAGGCCCAGCCTAGGGAAGCCAAGGTATTGGGTGGGGAGAGAGGAGCAGCTGCGAGGTGGGGCTCGGGGAGAGAAATATCCCCGGAGACCAGGGAGAAGCTGTCCCTCGCCGGAAAGAAGGGAGCGGCGGCAGAGCCCCGTGAGGCCAAGGTCAAGGGGGGAAAGCATTCCGCCCAGGAACGCTGGGGCACCTAG
- a CDS encoding PQQ-binding-like beta-propeller repeat protein, with product MIIKAAVPAILCLAILSVAVGSGVTGASTTDTCSILIDFGNGRTEWVDVPVTVGMTGYDVFQNATRTLGISETHNYEAPYGNVITSIDGYSGTYNFSDPQQPYDFWRLWVWDDSSGAWTFSDYLLDGIDAASTTAIAMIYVHNPYLGPPVATPEYRDPWITGRGDFSNTGSAPGYQPTSAQMKWQADLKNGAIDASIVSAAGRLFALTSGDKSGDSYTSDSRLFCLNAAGEVQWSASVGRGHQLASPLLWNDTVFVASADGRLFAFDPATGRELWNYTVAAGGISTSPVVHNNLVIVVSDDGTIAAINQAGTKAWGVSLGAAVSSNPALFEGIVYVGGEDGNLYAVSADGSGTRWSTAVGGRLGSPVVLADEVIVTYSEYSGSDPIGGGVAAISSSGSLVWKTATAYTPGSAAVLDQGVVAASSEGLSLITIDGSLQWTTSYGTGAPDGSPVTVNGMAYLVTNESTSRVIAISAAGTVAWSLGLETGDNVRASPSISDSMLYMGTSGGAVVACLLEGEGWDIPPVGVFTYTVDGTTAHFDASASYGGNGTLSYQWNFGDGQTGDGVTVDHTFSVRGNHTIVLTVTDSGGASSNLTKVIDLDDPSAQVDRGLGSGDGIPAAVGVGLVAAALICGAIIFINRRRR from the coding sequence ATGATCATTAAGGCGGCCGTACCGGCCATCCTATGCTTGGCCATATTGTCTGTCGCCGTAGGGAGTGGCGTAACGGGGGCCAGCACTACGGACACGTGCTCCATCCTCATCGACTTCGGGAACGGCCGGACGGAATGGGTCGATGTTCCGGTGACCGTGGGGATGACTGGCTACGATGTCTTCCAGAATGCCACCCGGACTCTGGGAATCAGCGAGACCCACAACTACGAAGCGCCCTATGGCAACGTCATCACCAGCATCGACGGCTACTCTGGCACCTATAACTTCTCCGATCCCCAGCAGCCCTATGACTTCTGGCGTTTGTGGGTCTGGGACGATTCCAGCGGAGCGTGGACCTTCTCCGACTATCTTCTAGATGGCATCGATGCTGCCTCCACCACCGCCATCGCCATGATCTACGTCCACAACCCGTATCTCGGGCCTCCCGTGGCCACCCCGGAGTACCGGGACCCCTGGATCACCGGCCGGGGCGATTTCAGCAATACCGGCAGCGCCCCCGGTTACCAGCCGACGAGCGCGCAGATGAAGTGGCAGGCGGATCTCAAGAACGGGGCCATCGACGCCTCCATCGTTTCCGCCGCGGGGAGGCTGTTTGCCCTGACCAGCGGCGACAAGAGCGGGGATTCATACACCTCCGACTCCAGGCTGTTCTGCCTGAACGCGGCCGGCGAGGTACAGTGGAGCGCCTCAGTGGGCAGGGGGCATCAGCTTGCCTCCCCTCTGCTATGGAACGACACCGTGTTCGTGGCCTCGGCCGACGGAAGGCTCTTTGCCTTCGACCCCGCGACCGGAAGGGAACTGTGGAACTACACGGTGGCCGCCGGAGGCATCTCCACATCCCCGGTGGTCCACAATAATCTCGTCATCGTGGTCAGCGACGATGGGACGATCGCCGCGATCAATCAAGCCGGGACCAAAGCATGGGGCGTCAGCCTGGGGGCGGCGGTCAGCTCGAACCCCGCGCTCTTCGAAGGGATAGTGTACGTGGGCGGAGAGGACGGCAACCTGTACGCCGTTTCCGCCGATGGCAGCGGAACTAGGTGGTCCACCGCAGTGGGGGGCAGGCTGGGCTCCCCGGTGGTCCTGGCCGATGAGGTGATCGTCACCTACTCCGAGTACTCGGGTTCCGATCCCATAGGGGGTGGGGTGGCTGCGATTTCCAGCAGTGGCTCTCTTGTTTGGAAGACTGCCACCGCCTACACTCCTGGTTCGGCCGCGGTCCTCGACCAGGGCGTGGTGGCGGCGTCCAGCGAGGGGCTCTCCCTCATCACGATCGATGGTTCCCTCCAGTGGACCACTTCCTACGGAACAGGGGCTCCCGACGGCTCCCCGGTGACCGTGAACGGGATGGCCTACCTCGTAACCAACGAGTCCACCAGCAGGGTTATTGCCATCAGCGCGGCGGGGACCGTTGCCTGGAGCTTGGGGCTCGAAACTGGAGACAATGTTAGGGCGTCCCCCTCCATCTCCGACAGCATGCTGTATATGGGAACCAGCGGCGGGGCGGTTGTCGCCTGCCTCCTGGAGGGTGAGGGGTGGGACATTCCTCCCGTGGGGGTGTTCACCTACACCGTCGACGGTACGACCGCACACTTCGATGCCAGCGCCTCCTACGGCGGGAACGGCACCCTAAGCTATCAATGGAACTTCGGGGATGGGCAGACGGGAGACGGGGTCACCGTCGACCACACCTTCTCCGTCCGCGGCAACCACACCATCGTCCTCACGGTCACCGATAGCGGGGGTGCCTCCAGCAACCTGACCAAAGTCATCGATCTGGACGATCCAAGCGCCCAGGTTGACCGTGGCCTCGGCTCTGGAGATGGCATCCCGGCCGCAGTGGGGGTCGGGCTGGTGGCAGCAGCGCTAATCTGTGGAGCAATTATATTCATCAATAGGAGGCGGAGGTAG
- a CDS encoding YbaN family protein encodes MPSRTMEIKNKAWTAAGVLCVGLGGVGALLPVMPTAPFLLLAAGCFARGSPRAYRWLMESPLFGRHLRAYLEGRGLTRRMKAASISAVILGLAFSEAMSGFKPLMTVLVIVVGAAVIAHLVLLPTADREA; translated from the coding sequence ATGCCATCGAGGACGATGGAAATAAAGAACAAGGCATGGACCGCGGCCGGGGTGCTGTGTGTGGGGCTGGGCGGGGTCGGCGCGCTCCTGCCCGTGATGCCAACTGCCCCTTTCCTGCTGCTCGCGGCCGGCTGCTTCGCTCGGGGATCACCCCGGGCTTACCGGTGGCTGATGGAGAGCCCTCTGTTCGGCCGCCATCTCAGGGCCTATCTCGAAGGCCGGGGGCTGACCAGGAGGATGAAGGCAGCATCGATTTCGGCAGTGATCCTCGGCCTTGCCTTCTCCGAGGCCATGAGCGGCTTCAAACCACTGATGACCGTCCTCGTTATCGTCGTTGGGGCGGCAGTCATCGCCCATCTGGTCCTTCTTCCGACCGCTGATCGGGAGGCATGA
- a CDS encoding 4Fe-4S binding protein, with the protein MPYDPRYENPVSALGLRALRRTRDVAARHARVPSLRALVRRERCVGCGACVRKGFCRFGAISMDEDKKAVVDDSKCRGCTRCTHLCPRNAFTLEVQTPAIMRETLRTLDKEFTRFLDQEKK; encoded by the coding sequence ATGCCATACGATCCCAGATACGAGAACCCGGTCTCCGCCCTGGGCCTCAGGGCGCTTCGGCGGACCCGAGATGTGGCGGCCAGGCACGCCAGGGTCCCTAGCCTTCGTGCCCTGGTCCGGCGGGAGAGATGCGTTGGGTGCGGGGCCTGCGTCCGAAAGGGGTTCTGCCGGTTCGGAGCCATCTCCATGGATGAGGACAAGAAGGCGGTCGTGGACGACAGCAAGTGCAGGGGGTGCACGCGGTGTACTCATCTCTGCCCCAGGAACGCCTTCACCCTGGAGGTCCAGACCCCTGCCATCATGCGAGAGACCCTGAGGACGCTGGACAAAGAGTTCACCCGATTCCTTGATCAGGAGAAGAAGTGA
- a CDS encoding uroporphyrinogen decarboxylase family protein: MRDAGHREKVELALALERSETTPVNNFSNSTATRSAGYRIADLRWDATLSARVALRFSELTHSDFVKPALDNQAMFLDLGVSVKQPDDNYGRVVDDLCKTPEDVDRLALYDPFEPRQCPKFTAAFVDKIAMVNRTMEEDYVICGFSWGPFSAAGYLRGVEALLMDTYQDPGLIHKLVKKAAAWTGRIQQRFAEAGATVFWMADPTASEDMISKDMFKEYVFDPYAAMVRDMKRAYDLPFFLHICGDTVETMTVLPELGVDCFSVDAKVDIGVAKKLIGDKIAIHGNVHPIQTMLNGSPADVTRDSMMCIEKAGLDGGFILAPGCDTPRDTPDANVIALGDAGTDFWNKRK; the protein is encoded by the coding sequence ATGCGTGACGCTGGACACCGTGAGAAGGTAGAGCTTGCACTAGCGCTTGAGAGATCCGAGACCACACCGGTCAACAACTTTTCCAACAGTACGGCCACTCGGAGCGCCGGTTATAGGATAGCCGATCTACGTTGGGATGCCACTCTCTCGGCCAGGGTCGCCCTCCGCTTCTCCGAGCTGACCCATTCCGATTTCGTCAAGCCGGCCCTGGACAATCAGGCCATGTTCCTGGACCTGGGCGTGAGCGTGAAGCAGCCGGATGACAACTACGGGCGGGTGGTGGATGATCTCTGCAAGACCCCCGAGGACGTCGACAGACTTGCGCTCTACGATCCCTTCGAGCCCCGCCAGTGCCCCAAGTTCACAGCGGCGTTTGTGGACAAGATCGCGATGGTCAACAGGACGATGGAGGAGGACTATGTCATTTGCGGGTTCTCCTGGGGGCCGTTCTCTGCTGCAGGATACCTCCGGGGGGTGGAAGCCCTTCTCATGGACACTTACCAGGATCCTGGGCTCATCCATAAGCTGGTCAAGAAGGCGGCAGCCTGGACCGGAAGGATTCAGCAGAGGTTTGCCGAGGCCGGAGCCACGGTCTTCTGGATGGCCGACCCAACTGCCTCTGAGGACATGATCTCCAAAGACATGTTCAAGGAATATGTCTTTGATCCTTACGCCGCCATGGTCCGCGATATGAAGCGCGCCTATGACCTGCCGTTCTTCCTTCACATATGCGGTGACACTGTGGAGACCATGACCGTCCTCCCCGAGCTGGGGGTCGACTGTTTCAGTGTGGACGCCAAGGTGGACATTGGGGTGGCCAAGAAGCTCATCGGGGACAAGATCGCCATCCACGGCAACGTGCACCCGATACAGACGATGCTCAACGGCAGCCCCGCCGATGTCACCCGGGATAGCATGATGTGCATCGAAAAGGCGGGGCTGGACGGAGGGTTCATCCTCGCGCCGGGCTGCGACACCCCGAGGGACACCCCGGATGCCAATGTGATTGCCCTGGGAGATGCCGGGACGGATTTCTGGAACAAGCGGAAGTAA
- a CDS encoding 4Fe-4S binding protein has product MALKLALPKASAEQSKRSRPRASSEAFTGLSLHLPKVVRNNIERYLGLLLGFFLFVGPFAVFTWFAFYLTGTEGNATLHSICYRLPLDWLTGGTAATVGSLAAVFIIGVLIVALLFGPLFCGRLCPVGAVSELLSRAVPLPDRYRMRIKDTRVTVSLRYGFLVGFILMGWFVGGQSVQCSYGVNLGRYCSSSILEYMSQGLFSGAAPVNYWNTGLVLTLITWLVLGGIMMVGGRGWCLFFCPLGALSGLSHALGSRLGLYHVRFDENKCRHCRRCEVQCPMWAIGLDRRVETSLCMNCGECVHNCSFKAYRAGFGRSEKGATLAFRDAALKVKSSGAFVLASSTAPVAAIMTGPCATVGCAGCPLGGACAVAMPLLFGSMLVSQRSSGIRKHLAALRSRFRRWRKG; this is encoded by the coding sequence ATGGCTTTAAAGCTGGCGCTGCCGAAAGCATCGGCAGAGCAATCGAAAAGATCTCGACCCAGGGCGAGCTCGGAGGCCTTTACGGGCCTATCCCTACACCTCCCCAAGGTCGTCAGGAACAACATCGAACGTTACCTCGGCCTGCTGCTGGGCTTCTTTCTCTTCGTAGGCCCGTTCGCGGTGTTCACCTGGTTCGCCTTCTACCTCACCGGTACGGAAGGCAATGCGACCCTCCATTCCATATGCTACCGCCTGCCCCTCGATTGGCTCACCGGCGGTACGGCAGCGACAGTGGGCTCGCTGGCGGCGGTCTTCATCATCGGCGTCCTGATCGTCGCGCTGCTATTCGGACCCCTGTTCTGCGGCCGGTTGTGCCCGGTGGGGGCGGTCAGTGAGCTCTTAAGCCGAGCGGTACCGCTGCCCGACCGCTACCGCATGCGCATTAAGGACACGAGGGTCACGGTCAGCCTGCGCTACGGGTTCCTCGTCGGATTCATCCTCATGGGCTGGTTCGTCGGCGGTCAGTCGGTGCAGTGCTCCTACGGAGTCAACCTGGGACGGTACTGCTCCTCTTCCATACTGGAGTACATGTCCCAGGGACTTTTCTCCGGCGCCGCTCCGGTGAATTACTGGAACACCGGTCTCGTGCTCACTCTTATCACCTGGCTGGTGCTCGGGGGGATCATGATGGTCGGAGGACGGGGATGGTGTCTGTTCTTCTGTCCCCTGGGGGCATTGTCCGGCCTCTCCCATGCCCTGGGGTCGAGGCTGGGCCTCTACCACGTCCGCTTTGATGAGAATAAATGCCGGCATTGTCGACGGTGCGAGGTCCAGTGCCCGATGTGGGCCATCGGTCTGGACCGTAGAGTGGAGACCTCGCTGTGCATGAACTGCGGAGAGTGTGTGCACAACTGCTCCTTCAAGGCCTACCGCGCTGGGTTCGGCCGCAGCGAGAAAGGGGCCACCCTAGCCTTCCGGGACGCAGCCTTAAAGGTCAAATCCTCGGGGGCATTCGTCCTGGCATCGTCCACCGCCCCGGTGGCAGCCATCATGACCGGTCCCTGCGCCACGGTAGGCTGTGCTGGATGCCCCTTGGGCGGCGCTTGCGCCGTGGCCATGCCCCTGCTCTTCGGGAGCATGCTGGTATCCCAGCGCTCGAGCGGGATCAGGAAGCATCTCGCCGCGCTCCGTTCGCGCTTCCGACGCTGGCGGAAGGGCTAA
- a CDS encoding type 1 glutamine amidotransferase has product MRLHYLQHVPLETPGSILSWAREQGHTITRTLLYADEGLPGTDSFDWLVIMGGSMNVYEEDLYPWLVREKAFIREAIGAGKVILGFCLGGQLIADAIGGKVTRNDRPEFGWCPIRWSAEARSDPLFTFFPPECIVFQWHGDTFSVLPSEAIMLARSEVCEHQAFAYRERVFGFQFHLENTPEMVRAMVEECADDMGSDACDTSSQEMMAHPEHFEQNNLWMSEFLTRLAARGRERKWHH; this is encoded by the coding sequence ATGAGACTTCACTATCTGCAGCATGTTCCCCTGGAGACACCAGGCAGCATCCTTAGCTGGGCGAGGGAGCAGGGTCACACCATCACCCGCACCCTGCTTTACGCCGACGAGGGGCTGCCCGGAACGGACAGTTTTGACTGGCTGGTGATAATGGGCGGGTCGATGAACGTGTATGAGGAAGACCTGTACCCTTGGCTGGTCCGGGAGAAGGCTTTCATACGCGAAGCCATCGGTGCGGGGAAGGTCATTTTGGGATTCTGCCTCGGGGGCCAGCTCATCGCCGATGCAATAGGCGGGAAGGTCACGAGGAACGATCGGCCCGAGTTCGGGTGGTGCCCCATTCGGTGGAGCGCTGAGGCGAGATCGGACCCGCTGTTCACCTTCTTTCCCCCGGAGTGCATCGTGTTCCAATGGCACGGCGATACTTTCAGCGTGCTCCCTTCCGAAGCCATAATGTTGGCGAGGAGCGAGGTGTGCGAGCACCAGGCCTTCGCGTACCGTGAGCGGGTCTTCGGTTTCCAATTTCACCTGGAGAACACCCCGGAGATGGTCCGAGCTATGGTCGAAGAGTGTGCTGATGACATGGGCTCGGATGCTTGCGATACCTCGTCCCAGGAGATGATGGCTCATCCAGAACACTTTGAGCAGAACAATCTGTGGATGTCAGAGTTCCTCACACGCTTGGCTGCGAGGGGTCGAGAGAGGAAGTGGCATCATTAG
- the ccsA gene encoding cytochrome c biogenesis protein CcsA codes for MSVGDMLLILAALSALVAIIGGGMGLLSKGPRYARLSRYSCLIAFALVTAVFAFLALLFLTSDLSYYYVWSHSSTDLDPGYKLVGVWAGGEGGLVLWTWFMALFLTVEVLMERRRTLNSRFSAALRVAASCIVLLFTLILLAADLFQRTTEADLLLHPAGLGMNLSLQTAEMAVHPPLVFAAYAACLILFSASLARLVVDDDRWTEVALPWSRIAGTLLFAGITVGAVWAYYELGWGGFWVWDPVETASLLPLIAVIAFLHSRRSPGAAHGPLMPFLGMLSFVLVLLASFITRTGGLWGSSVHTYGSTVTGSLGTRFVTVLTGDMSVMGLFTVILVLFILSFFLSYRLMRTVGKGGRVKNDVLLTVALLLMFIVLLLLLLVKNTGLDQGQNFVEFTEKVTMLSFAMMTLLLFSLLVGKLGRKGAMAAGAVIVVLSAVLAVLSSLTGSLPWLVGLILPPAGAVMALSAYHLALIDQRDLHRWIGHAAGHVVHLGVAIIFVCFIMSSTMQTSLPEGPATVNVGGDMIIGDHVVHLESLTRRPWTTSTGDPGEERIATLLVYTGSDRATVTVSNFYQNDSAGSILVRSGTAIVNGLAEDVYINYEWKDNGTAGVQARVIPLVSEVWLGFSIATLGMIATLAGRDEDDPIY; via the coding sequence ATGAGCGTCGGAGACATGTTGCTCATCCTCGCGGCCCTGTCCGCGCTGGTGGCCATCATCGGCGGGGGGATGGGGCTCCTTAGCAAGGGTCCGCGGTACGCGAGGCTCTCGCGTTATTCCTGCCTGATCGCATTCGCGCTGGTCACCGCGGTGTTCGCGTTTCTCGCCCTTCTCTTCCTGACCTCCGATCTTAGCTACTACTATGTATGGTCCCATTCGTCGACCGACCTTGATCCCGGGTACAAGCTCGTCGGAGTGTGGGCTGGCGGGGAGGGCGGGTTGGTGCTGTGGACCTGGTTCATGGCGCTCTTCCTGACAGTGGAGGTACTCATGGAACGGCGGAGGACGCTGAACTCCCGGTTCTCGGCCGCCCTCCGAGTGGCCGCCTCCTGCATCGTGCTCCTCTTCACCCTCATCCTCCTGGCCGCCGACCTCTTTCAACGTACGACGGAGGCCGACCTGCTTCTTCACCCCGCGGGGCTGGGCATGAACCTGTCCCTGCAAACCGCGGAGATGGCGGTGCATCCTCCGCTGGTGTTCGCCGCCTACGCCGCCTGCCTTATCCTCTTCTCCGCTTCCCTGGCCAGACTGGTGGTGGATGACGACCGGTGGACCGAGGTCGCGCTGCCTTGGTCCCGTATCGCCGGTACATTGCTTTTCGCGGGGATCACAGTTGGCGCGGTGTGGGCATACTACGAGCTGGGATGGGGCGGTTTCTGGGTGTGGGATCCGGTGGAGACCGCCTCCCTCCTGCCGCTCATCGCCGTGATCGCTTTCCTGCACTCCCGCCGGTCACCCGGAGCGGCCCATGGCCCTCTGATGCCCTTCCTGGGCATGTTATCCTTCGTTCTCGTCCTCCTTGCTTCGTTCATCACCCGCACGGGCGGGCTGTGGGGTTCCTCGGTTCACACCTACGGCAGCACGGTGACCGGTTCCCTCGGGACCCGATTCGTAACCGTGCTCACCGGTGACATGAGCGTGATGGGCCTCTTCACTGTGATATTGGTCCTATTCATCCTCTCCTTCTTCCTGTCCTATCGCCTGATGAGGACGGTTGGGAAAGGGGGCCGGGTGAAGAACGACGTGCTGCTCACCGTCGCCCTTCTCCTCATGTTCATCGTCCTGCTCCTCCTTCTCCTGGTGAAGAACACCGGGCTGGACCAAGGGCAGAACTTCGTCGAGTTCACCGAGAAGGTCACCATGTTGTCCTTCGCGATGATGACCCTCCTGCTGTTCAGCCTCCTCGTCGGGAAGCTCGGTCGAAAAGGGGCCATGGCGGCGGGTGCGGTGATCGTCGTCCTTTCCGCCGTCCTGGCGGTGCTCTCGTCATTGACCGGCTCCCTGCCATGGCTGGTGGGTCTGATCCTCCCCCCGGCGGGGGCTGTCATGGCCCTCTCCGCCTATCACCTAGCGTTGATCGATCAGCGGGACCTCCACCGTTGGATCGGCCACGCCGCAGGACATGTCGTGCATCTCGGGGTGGCTATAATCTTCGTTTGTTTCATCATGTCATCGACCATGCAGACGTCCCTGCCCGAAGGGCCTGCAACGGTCAATGTCGGCGGGGACATGATCATCGGGGACCACGTCGTGCACCTGGAAAGCCTGACCCGCAGGCCATGGACAACGTCGACGGGGGATCCGGGGGAGGAGCGCATCGCCACCCTCCTGGTGTACACCGGCAGCGACCGGGCCACGGTCACGGTGTCGAACTTCTATCAGAACGACAGTGCCGGCTCCATCCTGGTCCGCTCGGGGACGGCCATCGTCAACGGTCTGGCCGAGGATGTCTACATCAACTATGAGTGGAAGGACAACGGCACTGCCGGGGTGCAGGCCAGGGTGATCCCGTTGGTCAGCGAGGTGTGGCTGGGCTTCAGCATCGCCACCCTCGGCATGATTGCCACCCTGGCCGGTCGTGATGAGGACGATCCGATCTATTAA
- a CDS encoding response regulator, with protein sequence MTEGGREITEMCSCDAAVTPLRILLAEDNPGDVQLLSVLLEMSGLSISLKHVTDGEKALTYLKCLDDPALPDVILLDLRMPRMDGFDFLRERMRDERLASVLTVVLTSSNAPRDRRMAMELGADMFMLKPDRMDEAEELIPYLERFVRERTERQAGEG encoded by the coding sequence GTGACTGAGGGAGGTAGGGAGATAACGGAGATGTGCAGCTGCGACGCCGCAGTGACGCCGCTTAGGATCCTTCTAGCCGAGGATAACCCAGGTGATGTGCAGCTGCTGTCGGTGCTCCTGGAGATGTCTGGGCTATCGATATCCCTCAAACATGTGACCGATGGGGAGAAGGCCCTCACCTACCTCAAGTGCCTGGACGATCCAGCCCTGCCCGACGTGATACTCCTAGACCTGAGGATGCCGAGGATGGACGGGTTCGATTTTCTAAGGGAGAGGATGAGGGACGAGCGCCTAGCCTCGGTTCTGACAGTGGTGCTGACCAGCTCCAACGCCCCCCGGGACCGGAGGATGGCTATGGAACTGGGAGCAGACATGTTCATGCTCAAACCCGACCGGATGGATGAGGCCGAGGAGCTAATACCTTATCTCGAACGTTTCGTCCGCGAGCGAACCGAACGGCAAGCAGGTGAGGGATGA
- a CDS encoding tellurite resistance TerB family protein, with amino-acid sequence MGLFDKVKGVKDAENVKLTKEESFASISLAAIAADGVITEEEVNGMIVSLVRMKMFAGYTSNQMGTMLNKLVGIIRKQGLDALLGMAKEGLASDMRETAFAVATDLTLADGEIAGKEKDILTKIQLGLEIPEDKAVNIIEVMLIKNKG; translated from the coding sequence ATGGGATTGTTCGACAAAGTCAAGGGAGTGAAGGACGCGGAGAACGTAAAGCTGACCAAGGAAGAATCCTTCGCCTCGATATCGCTGGCGGCCATAGCGGCCGATGGTGTCATCACCGAGGAAGAGGTCAACGGGATGATAGTAAGTCTGGTCCGCATGAAGATGTTCGCCGGCTACACCTCCAACCAGATGGGGACAATGCTCAACAAGCTTGTCGGGATCATCAGGAAGCAGGGGCTGGATGCCCTGCTGGGAATGGCCAAGGAGGGTCTTGCCTCGGATATGAGGGAGACCGCATTCGCCGTGGCCACCGACCTGACCCTGGCTGACGGGGAAATCGCCGGAAAGGAAAAGGACATCCTGACCAAGATCCAGCTGGGGCTGGAGATCCCCGAGGACAAGGCGGTCAACATCATCGAAGTGATGCTGATCAAGAACAAAGGCTGA
- a CDS encoding choice-of-anchor V domain-containing protein, which yields MLAAAAFVMMLLIAPVSGWSGGGGNSNYQAGDCSCHGTISSATVNMAASSAVLSPGGEVTVTVTVTGGETVNKPLGAMILSKLSGSRTMPTDNGWTIVSDTFGTAVNYNEVSSYSGSATFTWTLKAPTTPGSYALYARMENSVNGVGYYKDNSAGLAFTVRSVSDGSTFVAIETPTNGSTLTGNVTVDTLVDGNNITSTQLLIDGKLVNATDGTPLSYVIDTYDLTDGSHKIEVIATSSDGKAVTREVNITVDNHGALMLSVKQSEWIPTDMIFLAIVGCMLVVGVAGLGSKKKWL from the coding sequence ATGCTGGCCGCCGCAGCTTTCGTGATGATGTTGCTCATTGCCCCTGTATCCGGATGGTCCGGAGGAGGAGGCAACAGCAACTACCAGGCGGGTGATTGTAGTTGTCATGGCACGATAAGCTCAGCGACCGTGAACATGGCCGCGTCATCCGCCGTTCTATCGCCCGGGGGAGAGGTCACGGTGACGGTGACCGTTACCGGCGGGGAGACTGTCAACAAGCCCCTCGGCGCTATGATCCTATCCAAATTGAGCGGCAGCAGGACGATGCCCACCGACAACGGGTGGACTATCGTGTCCGATACCTTCGGGACGGCGGTCAACTATAACGAGGTATCTTCCTACAGCGGCAGCGCCACCTTCACCTGGACCTTGAAGGCCCCCACCACTCCCGGCTCCTATGCCTTATATGCAAGGATGGAGAACAGCGTGAACGGTGTCGGGTACTACAAGGATAACAGTGCTGGTCTGGCTTTCACAGTGAGGTCCGTCTCCGATGGGTCGACCTTCGTGGCCATCGAGACTCCGACCAATGGCTCTACCCTGACCGGCAACGTCACCGTGGACACCCTTGTGGACGGGAACAACATCACCTCCACCCAGCTGTTGATCGACGGCAAGCTGGTCAATGCCACCGACGGTACCCCGCTGAGCTATGTGATCGATACTTACGATCTGACCGACGGAAGTCACAAGATCGAGGTCATTGCCACCTCGAGCGATGGAAAGGCCGTCACCAGGGAGGTCAACATAACTGTTGACAACCATGGAGCGCTCATGCTGTCGGTCAAGCAGTCCGAGTGGATCCCCACTGACATGATATTCCTGGCCATCGTTGGCTGCATGCTCGTGGTAGGGGTCGCCGGGCTCGGGAGCAAAAAGAAATGGCTTTAA
- a CDS encoding DUF1028 domain-containing protein, producing MVRSHPGRLAHIYSIVACDPLTGEMGVAVQSHWPSDGSAVTPGRREWGWPPSCLL from the coding sequence ATGGTCCGCTCCCACCCCGGTAGGCTGGCTCACATTTACTCGATCGTCGCCTGTGACCCGCTGACCGGAGAGATGGGAGTGGCGGTGCAGTCCCACTGGCCCTCGGACGGCAGCGCGGTCACGCCGGGGAGGCGAGAGTGGGGATGGCCGCCATCCTGTCTTTTATAA
- a CDS encoding response regulator, with translation MVPLTPLNVLLVEDNAADASIIEEMVRDTGVECSVLWLKDGEVVLRHLREGHGVDVIILDLNMPRMDGHALLGHLKELNLLHRIAIVVMTGSSSPLDKERVRKAGVTCYLIKPMGMREMEETTATLRSILQGFRPCYARAEHSAPPQHT, from the coding sequence GTGGTACCACTGACACCGCTCAATGTCCTGCTGGTAGAGGATAACGCTGCTGACGCCAGCATCATCGAGGAGATGGTAAGGGATACGGGAGTCGAATGCTCCGTCCTCTGGCTCAAGGATGGGGAGGTGGTGCTCAGGCACCTCAGGGAGGGCCACGGTGTCGACGTCATCATCCTCGACCTGAACATGCCGAGGATGGACGGGCATGCCCTCCTCGGTCACTTGAAGGAGCTGAATCTTCTTCATCGGATTGCGATCGTGGTCATGACCGGTTCATCCTCCCCTCTGGACAAGGAAAGGGTACGGAAGGCCGGTGTGACCTGCTATCTGATCAAGCCCATGGGTATGAGGGAGATGGAGGAGACCACCGCGACCCTCCGGTCCATCCTCCAGGGGTTCCGCCCCTGCTATGCTCGGGCGGAGCACTCCGCTCCCCCTCAGCATACCTGA